The Simkaniaceae bacterium sequence ATACTTCATCCACTGATTTGAGCGCCTCTCTTGCAACGATCTCATGTCCTTCACGCGTATAACTCCCCAGCTCTCTCATCTCTCCAATGACAGCAATCCGCCTTCCCCTCATCTTTTGCAAAGTTTCAAAAGCTGCCCGAAAAGAGGTAACGGAAGCATTGTAGGCATCGTCAATAAAAGTAATCCCCTTTTTTTCGATCCTCTGAAATCTGTGCAAATAAGGCTGCAAATCCCGAGCTACTTTTAAAATCTCATCCATAGGCATCCCAATCTTTCTCGCAATGGCCGCTGCTCCAACAAAATTTTCGAGGTGATGTGGCGCGATCATTGGCAGGTGAAATACGGAACTCTTCATCCCCTTCTCATAAAAAACAAGCCCTTTGTTTTCAGCTTTGATTGTGAAATCAGCCTTAGAAATGTCTACACCATAGGTCTCAATAGGAATTGGGGCTCCTTGCATCCATTTTTGAGCTTGATGATTGACAAGAGCTGCTTTAAGCTTTGACCCCCTAAAAATTTTTTGTTTTTCCATAGCAATCATTTCAAGGGTTTGAAACGACTCCAAATGACTTTGGCTTACATGCGTTAAAATGCCATAATCAACAGGAGTAATGGATGTAAGATATTCAATATCTCCTATATGCGTTGCACCCATTTCGAGAATTAAAAAGTCATTCACTTCTTCCATGTTGAGGAGATGGGTGGGAAATGAGATTTTTGTGTTTTGATTCCCCGGCGTTTTACCGACGCGAAATGCGTTTGATAACATCGAATGAAGAAATTCCTTTGTTGTCGTTTTACCAACGGACCCCGTAATGCCAATCACTTGAGCTTTACTATTTTTGACAACCTCCCTAGCCAAATCACCGAGCGCTTTTAAAGGGTCCTGAACAGGAATAAGCGGCAATCCCTCAATCACTTTGGAGTATTCTTTGGAGACCACGGCAGCAATGGCTCCTTTTTGCTTTGCTTCTTCGAGATATGAGTGTCCATCCACTTTTTCTCCCTTTAAAGCAAAAAACAACTCTCCTCCATTGAGATTTCGAGTATCAAAAACCACTTTGCTTGGCCTTTTATCTAAAAAGAGGGGTATCCCCAAAAAATCGGCAATGTGCCGAACCGTTAATTTCACAAGTCATCTCCTTCATCAATTAGATATATACCGAAATGAGTTGAAGAATTGGGATTTTAACTTTGATGGCGCTTCGAATTTTTATCAGGCTTTAGCCGGCTTAATTTTTTGATCCTATTGAAGATAGGTCAAAAAATTAAGGGTGAGAAGTCGAAGATGCCGGCGAAGATAAAAACCAATTCTTCAATTTATTTCGGTATAAATCTATCGCAGAATTTTTTATTAAGGTAGTTTCTTTTGGGTTTACTAAAGATACGGCGATTTGTTATGGGTCAATAATAAAAGATTCAACCCAAAATATTATGGCATTTCCCTTATCTCCCGACTCCCCTTTTGAACACATCTTTATTCCGTTGGATGCAATTGATGCATTTGTTCCCAAAATGAACACATTCAACATTGCATCTATGCTCAAAGATATTAAAAATTCCGTTCTATCTGCCAATACCTATTTCAAACGGGAAATGCTTTTAAAACATGGGGGAACCTTCCAAGGGATCTCTGAAATCACCGCTACTTTAGATCTTGATCTTCCCATCCTCAAAACCCTTATTGAAATGCTATCGGAAGCTGCCCAAAAATTTGCAGCGGACGGCAAGATTCCGGATGATCATCAGTGGGAACTCTTCAATGCTGCCGCTCAAAAAATTGATGAAAATGCCTACTCTATTTCAAGACAATCTCTCATCAATGGCCTCTATTTAACTCTAAATACTCTAGCAGAGCTTCCGATCATCCAAAGTCAAATCGCATATGAATCAATCTATTCAATGGTCCATGCATTGAGACCCATTTTATTTTTAGAGCCTCACCATCCCGGCTTACTGATCCTCAAAAACATCGAATCCAACTTAAGTTCTCTTCTTTTTCCAACACAGAGAAAAACCGCTGTTAAGACACTTATTATTAGTGATTTAGAAATACTTAAGCGCGCATTGGAAAGTCATTAAAAATGGCATTTGGGATTTGGTATTAAATCAAAAAAATTGTTATAAGCAAGATTGGGGCCCGTAGATAAATAAGTTCTCAAATTTATGAGAAATGCGGGTTAGGGGGAATCAATGGGAGATTCGATCTCGCCTTTAGGGGCATCTCCTGAGTTTTATCCTCAGGCGTTTAAGGGTAGTTATTATTCTGAGCATATCAATGAAATGCGGCAATCGTTTGCGGAAGAATGTCGCTATCTTATTATCGACCCCAATCAACTGCTTGGAATGGCAGAGAGCTTTCATGGCTTTCTCGACTTCGCCGATAACCACTTTCGAGACACCTTTCAGTCGCTACAGCCCCATATTATGAACTATTGTCATAAAAAAAATGCCGATCCCGCCTTCAAACTAACCCCTTCTCATAAGAGTAAAATTGATGAAACGGCACAACGCTTTAATGAGGCTCAAATCAACTTATCTCCTGAGGAATTTTCCCAAGGAGTCCATAACACTCTTCTTCAGATCATGAAACAACTCGAAAAAGAGCCTCATTCCCCGCAACTTCTCGGTCGTTTGACCGGCATTGTCTCTAATTTGTGTAATCTTCCCTGTTTTTCTTCCGATCAGTCGATGAATGATCTCTTTTTCGATCTCAGTACCTATACAATGGGTCATCTCAATTCGATTTCGACCCATCGCATCATCTCGAATATTCAGGATATTTTAAAGGCTCTATAGACACACATCGATTTCAGGGTAAATGTGGGCTAAAGTCGAGCTAAAGCGGATCTCCGGCTCCCGATGCAGCGGACTCAGTCGGTGAGCGTCCGACCGGACTTGGATCCTCCCAGTATTGGATAAATCCCGTTTCCGGGAGATCATATCCTCCGGTTCTTGATACGGGAGAAGCAGTCTCACGAAATCCTGCTAATGAAGCCTCATCAGCTGAAACTTCTCTAATCTCATTTTGATACGCATCATATGCTCGCCTAAAAAAACCATTGAGTTCAGATTCTTTTTGACTCATTTGAGTCGTTAAATACCCCATTGTTCGATCAAAACTTTGGGATGCTTTTAACATGCGCTCTTGTGCTACCCACTGAGTTGTAGCTAAACGAGTCTCATCAACCACTCTTCGTGCCGTATCAGCCGCCGCATCTCCCCACGTTCTCTTTAGCCCACTTTCTTTATTCTTTTTAGCTTCCTCTTCGCGCTTCTTTATCCCTTCATCTCTTCTTCGCTTTGCTTCGCTAACAACTAAAGTCGAATAGAGCCAAGCTATACTATAAACGGTAACTGCTACCCCACGTCCCCATTGATAGTTTCGATTGATTTGCCTAGATGAATGAGACGCCTTTAAAAAGTTGTCAATATAACATGCAGCAGCTTTGGCTTTGTCACGTAGCGCCCTACCGATACCACACTCATCTTTTCCACGAACACCTAAAACCTCATCTGAAATACCGAGAGCATCGTGCTGAAGTAGCTGCGCTTCATAACCATTACGTGACATCCAATCCGGAAATGAATCCCTTTCTAGTTTGACAAGCTCCATATTGGGTAAATTGCGGTATTCCATTTGAGCAAGCACTGCAATAGCAGCCGGAATCAAATAAGCGGCGGAGAGCACAACGACTGTCATTGCTTCCATTCCTATAAAAGCGGGAATTCCTATGGGTGAGCAAAAAAGGGCCGTACTCCCAATAAATCCCGCAATCGACAGCGTTTGGAGCGCAATTTGCGTGAGTCGATATGTATCTTCATATAAAGGAGCCTCTCGATGGATGCGATTTAATCGATCTTGAACAGTGCTCCATTCCA is a genomic window containing:
- the murF gene encoding UDP-N-acetylmuramoyl-tripeptide--D-alanyl-D-alanine ligase, producing the protein MKLTVRHIADFLGIPLFLDKRPSKVVFDTRNLNGGELFFALKGEKVDGHSYLEEAKQKGAIAAVVSKEYSKVIEGLPLIPVQDPLKALGDLAREVVKNSKAQVIGITGSVGKTTTKEFLHSMLSNAFRVGKTPGNQNTKISFPTHLLNMEEVNDFLILEMGATHIGDIEYLTSITPVDYGILTHVSQSHLESFQTLEMIAMEKQKIFRGSKLKAALVNHQAQKWMQGAPIPIETYGVDISKADFTIKAENKGLVFYEKGMKSSVFHLPMIAPHHLENFVGAAAIARKIGMPMDEILKVARDLQPYLHRFQRIEKKGITFIDDAYNASVTSFRAAFETLQKMRGRRIAVIGEMRELGSYTREGHEIVAREALKSVDEVLCFGNECANIVDIFRSENRPAALFSSIDQLEMALKQILSSGDIVLVKGANSHQLWKVIERY